A genomic stretch from Helianthus annuus cultivar XRQ/B chromosome 1, HanXRQr2.0-SUNRISE, whole genome shotgun sequence includes:
- the LOC110882773 gene encoding UPF0481 protein At3g47200, protein MDNIGSQSVEHHAVTIWEINRDRLTAMQHKLSDTPKLLSVAAGRTTCSIFKVPQTLIDINGKSYQPHIVSVGPFHHGQPHLEMIEEHKWRFLRQLLNRTQAKGMVLEDYLRAVQPLEARARECYSLTIPYTTDEFIEMMVLDGCFIIELFRKIGGLVEVEDYDPLITMSWIVSFFLRDLVRLENQIPYFVLDCLFQLTKTPESPTLAMLALGFFNLALQRPDTVLEKYSNVKAKHLLDLLRTSFLPSDLEHSTKPDNRPPPHVIHSISKLRRSGIKLKPWEAESFLVVNFKHGVIHMPTIAIDDFMCAFLLNAVAFEQCHSGCLKIVTTYATLLDCLINTSKDVELLCDWNIIENYLGTDAEVATFINNMGKDVTFDIDVCYLARLFDNVNRHYHSGWHVQLASFKYTYFNTPWSLISAMAALLLLILTVAQTLYTVLSYVNR, encoded by the coding sequence ATGGATAATATTGGTTCTCAAAGTGTAGAACATCATGCGGTCACAATATGGGAAATCAACCGAGATCGACTCACGGCCATGCAACACAAACTTTCCGACACACCCAAACTACTAAGTGTCGCCGCGGGTCGAACCACATGTTCCATTTTCAAAGTCCCACAAACCCTGATCGACATCAACGGTAAGTCATATCAACCCCACATAGTCTCGGTTGGACCGTTCCACCACGGTCAACCGCACCTCGAGATGATCGAGGAGCACAAGTGGCGGTTTCTACGCCAGTTGTTAAATAGAACACAAGCTAAAGGGATGGTGTTGGAGGACTACTTGAGGGCCGTGCAACCGCTAGAGGCCAGGGCCCGCGAGTGTTACTCTCTCACCATCCCTTACACAACCGACGAGTTCATTGAAATGATGGTGCTCGACGGTTGTTTTATAATAGAGCTTTTTAGAAAGATTGGTGGGTTGGTGGAGGTTGAGGATTATGATCCACTAATAACCATGTCGTGGATCGTTTCATTTTTCTTACGGGATCTGGTCAGGTTGGAAAACCAGATCCCGTATTTCGTTCTGGATTGTTTATTCCAGTTAACGAAAACACCAGAAAGCCCAACGCTAGCTATGTTAGCGTTGGGCTTTTTTAATTTAGCTCTACAACGGCCTGATACCGTTCTGGAGAAATACTCCAACGTTAAAGCGAAACACTTGCTTGACCTTCTTcgaacaagtttccttccatcgGATCTCGAACACTCTACAAAACCCGACAATCGTCCACCCCCACATGTAATTCATAGCATCTCAAAGCTTCGTCGATCGGGAATCAAGTTAAAGCCGTGGGAAGCCGAAAGCTTCCTTGTGGTTAACTTCAAACACGGCGTTATCCACATGCCGACTATAGCAATCGACGATTTCATGTGCGCTTTTTTATTAAACGCGGTTGCATTTGAACAATGTCATAGTGGATGCTTAAAAATCGTCACTACATACGCTACGCTGCTTGATTGCTTGATAAACACGTCTAAAGACGTCGAGTTGTTATGCGATTGGAACATTATCGAGAACTATTTGGGTACGGATGCTGAAGTTGCAACTTTTATTAACAATATGGGAAAGGATGTTACATTCGATATCGATGTGTGTTACTTGGCTCGGTTATTTGATAACGTAAATCGACATTATCATAGCGGGTGGCACGTCCAACTAGCGAGTTTTAAGTACACTTATTTTAACACACCGTGGTCGTTGATATCTGCGATGGCGGCTTTACTTCTGTTGATTCTAACTGTTGCCCAAACACTATACACGGTCCTTAGCTACGTTAATCGTTAA